A genomic window from Sulfurimonas paralvinellae includes:
- a CDS encoding 3-dehydroquinate dehydratase produces the protein MKALTRGLYALVLTLFIHSPLLATEYLYKDELIHNAKFTQEINTLGTILYEKTGIALRLVMLKKLPDGMNMYQYENQILKTMNEPTILLTFSELNQQIDIEANDSSLYKYFNKKQVLSPVTSYVQAFMMGVFYAKSWDEFKSMMTNVDGTILPLLGEKAKKPKEKLAKYSAAMFNGYLDIAQQIAKAKGVKLGEEYDSTANQSSLFYVKLFFYGFVLYGTIMYIKRRIYKKRHQNEHN, from the coding sequence TTGAAAGCTTTAACTAGAGGGCTTTATGCCCTCGTCCTTACACTATTTATTCACTCACCATTACTAGCTACAGAATATTTATATAAAGATGAACTAATACACAATGCAAAATTTACACAAGAGATAAACACTCTCGGTACTATTTTGTATGAAAAAACAGGTATTGCTCTACGTCTTGTAATGCTTAAAAAACTTCCTGATGGCATGAATATGTATCAGTATGAAAATCAGATTTTGAAAACTATGAATGAACCGACTATCTTGTTAACCTTTTCAGAATTGAATCAACAGATTGATATAGAAGCAAACGATAGCTCTTTATATAAATATTTTAATAAGAAACAGGTACTCAGCCCTGTGACATCATACGTACAAGCTTTTATGATGGGAGTATTCTATGCTAAAAGCTGGGATGAATTTAAAAGTATGATGACTAATGTAGATGGAACCATACTCCCTCTGCTTGGAGAAAAGGCAAAGAAACCAAAAGAGAAACTTGCAAAATACTCTGCAGCCATGTTTAACGGCTATTTGGACATTGCACAGCAGATTGCAAAAGCTAAAGGCGTTAAACTTGGCGAAGAGTATGACAGTACGGCCAATCAGTCCTCTCTTTTTTATGTGAAGTTGTTTTTCTATGGTTTTGTTTTATATGGTACTATAATGTATATAAAAAGAAGAATTTATAAAAAGAGGCATCAGAATGAGCATAATTAA
- a CDS encoding DUF4006 family protein, translating to MNENRSVFALDGVTGMLIATVLLLSILAFLSVNAVSVQHAQAENFYKIKDEKSIKRIDTESYKHVVDVK from the coding sequence ATGAATGAAAATAGAAGTGTTTTCGCTCTAGATGGTGTTACAGGAATGTTGATAGCGACTGTTTTATTACTTAGCATACTGGCTTTTTTAAGTGTTAATGCAGTAAGTGTACAACATGCTCAAGCTGAAAACTTTTATAAGATAAAAGATGAAAAATCAATCAAAAGAATTGATACAGAAAGCTACAAACACGTAGTTGATGTGAAATAA
- a CDS encoding c-type cytochrome: MNKLYLWGIIITAAMLGATYATVGYQKGGLNGDIVNMLAIAGAVALVIITIFVVIKYVRQMQVDQATGELADETWDNIGEYKNPVPFGWAVMFLGTIIWGMWYFTIGYPVNAFSQIGQYNEEVKEKDAEFAKKYANIKGEQLVNMGESVYLVECVNCHGLNADGNNEVDAADLNRRISEKSVKYVVNHGSNNKLLGTEMPMPDRNGLFNAATGALITDKEIDDVAKYVAGGLKDANSAGAKVFANVCSSCHGPDGKGMEYVAPDIADWNQKLIVNVLDNGKVGAIGKMPAMDRLNPKQKEAIAAYVMSLSKGE, translated from the coding sequence ATGAATAAGCTTTATCTTTGGGGAATTATCATTACTGCGGCAATGTTGGGTGCAACATATGCGACAGTTGGATACCAAAAAGGTGGTCTTAATGGTGATATCGTCAATATGCTTGCAATCGCAGGTGCAGTTGCACTTGTAATCATTACAATATTTGTTGTAATCAAGTATGTACGTCAAATGCAAGTCGATCAGGCTACTGGTGAATTGGCAGATGAAACATGGGACAACATAGGTGAATATAAAAACCCGGTACCTTTTGGTTGGGCAGTTATGTTCTTAGGTACGATTATTTGGGGTATGTGGTATTTTACAATCGGTTATCCGGTAAATGCTTTTTCTCAAATTGGTCAATACAATGAAGAAGTAAAAGAAAAAGACGCAGAATTTGCAAAAAAATATGCAAATATCAAAGGTGAGCAGCTTGTCAATATGGGTGAGTCAGTTTACCTTGTTGAGTGTGTGAACTGTCACGGTCTGAATGCTGATGGAAACAATGAAGTTGACGCAGCAGATTTAAACAGAAGAATTTCTGAAAAAAGCGTTAAGTATGTTGTCAACCACGGTTCAAACAACAAGCTTTTAGGTACTGAAATGCCAATGCCGGATCGTAACGGTCTTTTCAATGCCGCAACTGGTGCATTGATTACTGATAAAGAGATTGATGATGTAGCAAAATACGTTGCCGGTGGATTAAAAGATGCAAACAGTGCAGGAGCAAAAGTATTTGCTAATGTATGTTCTTCTTGTCACGGTCCTGATGGTAAAGGTATGGAATACGTTGCTCCTGATATCGCTGATTGGAATCAAAAACTAATCGTTAATGTTTTAGATAACGGTAAAGTTGGTGCTATTGGTAAAATGCCAGCAATGGATAGACTAAACCCTAAACAAAAAGAAGCTATTGCAGCATATGTAATGAGCTTAAGCAAAGGAGAGTAA
- a CDS encoding cytochrome c oxidase, cbb3-type, CcoQ subunit produces the protein MDFNEFAAYAYFFLVVFLVVVTYAYVYHLYTKKKDATGVDYEHYSNMALKDDIGDAPVKPVSRDKEK, from the coding sequence GTGGACTTTAATGAATTTGCAGCGTATGCGTACTTCTTTTTAGTAGTGTTTTTGGTGGTGGTTACATATGCGTATGTCTATCATCTCTACACAAAGAAGAAAGATGCTACCGGAGTTGATTATGAGCACTATAGCAATATGGCACTGAAAGATGATATAGGCGATGCTCCGGTAAAGCCTGTGTCACGTGATAAAGAAAAATAG
- the ccoO gene encoding cytochrome-c oxidase, cbb3-type subunit II: MFHWLEKHPFLFAVGVFVTIAFAGLIEIVPNFAQASRPVIGTKPVTLLEQAGRDVYIKNSCNACHSQLIRPFKAETDRYGHYSLSGEYAYDRPFLWGSKRTGPDLHRVGNYRTTEWHENHMKDPKSVMPSSIMPGYPWMFTNKADIDTAYATQLTNAQFFGVPYNKPVPMKDGSTTVVPMAKSVAEAHAMALKEAKEITAKMKDQDVKDAVARGEIPEIVALIAYLNSLK, encoded by the coding sequence ATGTTTCATTGGTTAGAAAAACATCCGTTCTTATTCGCGGTAGGTGTCTTCGTAACAATTGCTTTTGCCGGTTTGATTGAAATCGTGCCAAACTTCGCACAGGCTTCTCGCCCAGTAATCGGTACTAAACCGGTAACTTTGTTAGAGCAGGCTGGTCGTGATGTATATATTAAAAACAGCTGTAATGCATGTCACTCACAGTTAATTCGTCCGTTTAAAGCTGAAACTGACCGTTACGGTCACTACTCTTTAAGTGGTGAGTATGCATATGACAGACCATTCCTTTGGGGTTCTAAAAGAACTGGTCCGGATCTTCACCGTGTAGGAAACTACAGAACTACTGAGTGGCATGAAAACCACATGAAAGATCCTAAGTCTGTAATGCCTTCAAGTATTATGCCTGGTTATCCATGGATGTTTACGAATAAAGCAGATATTGATACTGCATATGCAACACAGTTGACAAATGCACAGTTCTTTGGTGTACCATATAATAAACCTGTTCCTATGAAAGACGGGTCTACTACAGTGGTTCCAATGGCGAAATCTGTTGCAGAAGCTCATGCTATGGCATTGAAAGAAGCAAAAGAGATTACAGCAAAAATGAAAGATCAAGACGTAAAAGATGCAGTTGCACGTGGTGAAATTCCAGAAATCGTTGCACTTATTGCATATTTAAACAGTCTTAAATAG
- the ccoN gene encoding cytochrome-c oxidase, cbb3-type subunit I, with protein MENRPLEYDYTVAKMFMLTTIILGIVGMSIGVFIAFELAFPGLNTVLGSGLAEYTNFSRLRPLHTDAVAFGFTLSGIWATWYYVGQRVLKVSMAESKFLMFIGKLHFWLYILGVTAVVVSLFMGITTSKEYAEFEWPIDIAIVVVWVLWGVSIFGLIGIRREKSLYISIWYYIATFLGVAMLYLFNNMEIPTMLASSAAGETGIGAWYHSISMYAGTNDALVQWWYGHNAVAFVFTVPIIAMIYYFLPKESGQAIYSYKLSLLAFWGLMFVYLWAGGHHLLYSTVPDWMQTMGSIFSVILILPSWGSAINMLLTMKGEWQQVAASPLIKFMVLASTFYMFSTLEGPIQAIKSVNAIAHFTDWIVGHVHDGTLGWVGFMIIAALYHMAPRVFKRELYSKGLMAAQFWIQTLGIVLYFTSMWIAGITQGMMWRAHDEFGNLAYSFMDTVDVLHPYYALRGTGGLLYLVGFFMFAYNIYKTMSARPVEESELQNASPMGA; from the coding sequence ATGGAGAATCGTCCATTAGAGTACGACTATACGGTTGCAAAGATGTTTATGCTAACAACAATTATTTTAGGGATTGTTGGTATGAGTATCGGTGTATTTATTGCATTTGAACTTGCTTTTCCAGGACTAAATACAGTTCTAGGAAGCGGTCTTGCAGAGTACACAAACTTTAGTCGTCTTCGTCCATTGCACACTGATGCAGTTGCATTTGGTTTTACGTTAAGTGGTATTTGGGCCACTTGGTATTATGTTGGTCAAAGGGTACTAAAAGTATCTATGGCAGAATCTAAGTTTTTGATGTTTATTGGAAAATTACATTTTTGGCTTTATATTTTAGGTGTAACTGCTGTTGTAGTTTCACTATTTATGGGTATTACAACTTCAAAAGAGTATGCAGAATTCGAATGGCCTATTGATATCGCTATCGTTGTGGTATGGGTACTTTGGGGTGTCAGTATATTCGGTCTTATCGGTATTCGTCGTGAGAAGTCTTTATATATTTCTATCTGGTATTATATTGCTACATTCTTAGGTGTTGCTATGCTTTACCTGTTTAACAATATGGAAATACCTACAATGTTGGCATCTTCAGCTGCAGGTGAAACAGGTATTGGTGCATGGTATCACTCTATTTCTATGTATGCAGGTACAAATGATGCGCTTGTACAATGGTGGTATGGACACAATGCGGTTGCATTCGTATTTACAGTGCCTATTATTGCTATGATTTACTACTTTTTACCAAAAGAATCTGGTCAAGCGATTTATTCATATAAATTGTCTTTACTTGCATTCTGGGGTCTAATGTTTGTATATCTTTGGGCTGGTGGTCACCACCTTCTTTATTCTACTGTTCCAGACTGGATGCAGACTATGGGTTCTATCTTCTCAGTAATCCTTATCTTGCCATCTTGGGGTTCAGCGATCAATATGCTTCTTACAATGAAGGGTGAATGGCAACAAGTTGCGGCATCTCCACTCATTAAGTTTATGGTGCTTGCTTCCACTTTCTATATGTTCTCAACATTGGAAGGTCCTATCCAAGCTATCAAATCTGTAAATGCTATTGCTCACTTTACTGACTGGATCGTTGGTCACGTTCATGATGGTACTCTTGGTTGGGTTGGATTCATGATCATTGCTGCGCTTTACCATATGGCACCACGTGTATTTAAACGTGAGTTATACTCAAAAGGTCTTATGGCTGCACAATTCTGGATTCAGACATTAGGTATCGTTTTATACTTTACTTCTATGTGGATCGCAGGTATCACACAAGGTATGATGTGGCGTGCGCATGATGAGTTTGGTAACTTGGCTTACTCATTTATGGATACTGTTGATGTACTACACCCTTACTATGCACTACGTGGTACAGGTGGATTGTTATATCTAGTTGGTTTCTTTATGTTTGCTTACAACATTTATAAAACTATGTCTGCTCGTCCTGTTGAAGAGTCTGAGCTTCAAAATGCTTCGCCTATGGGCGCTTAA
- the carA gene encoding glutamine-hydrolyzing carbamoyl-phosphate synthase small subunit: protein MKKAWIYLENGTFLEANSFGAEKTEVGEIVFNTSMTGYQEIMSDPSYAGQFVTFTMPEIGNVGVNDEDMESQAAHAKGMIVRRYQERYSNFRAEDSLHDFLKKFDVMGICDIDTRFLTKMLRSEGSMMMVASTEVSDKEELKKILENSPRIEDVNYIEKVSTKEAYKHNSSTYNYREFKYDEPPKAEAKIVAIDFGVKRNILNELVAAGIEVEVIPNDFIAEDLIEKYNSKLIDGVFLSNGPGDPLVLKKEQEEIKKLIAAKVPMFGICLGHQLLSISHGYDTFKLKFGHHGGNHPVKNEKTGLVEITAQNHNYNVPDNITEIVEVTHKNLFDNTIEGLKYNDEPIFSVQHHPEASPGPKESRYIFGEFLSLVKR, encoded by the coding sequence CTGAAAAAAGCTTGGATATATTTGGAAAACGGTACTTTTTTGGAAGCAAACAGTTTTGGTGCCGAGAAGACGGAAGTTGGTGAGATCGTATTTAACACTTCTATGACAGGATATCAGGAAATCATGAGTGACCCTTCTTATGCAGGGCAGTTTGTTACTTTTACAATGCCTGAGATCGGGAATGTCGGTGTGAATGATGAAGATATGGAATCACAAGCTGCTCACGCAAAAGGGATGATCGTTAGACGTTATCAGGAAAGATACTCGAACTTTAGAGCAGAGGATTCACTGCATGACTTTTTGAAAAAATTTGATGTTATGGGCATTTGTGATATCGATACGCGTTTTTTGACAAAGATGCTTCGTTCTGAAGGTTCCATGATGATGGTTGCCTCGACGGAAGTGAGTGATAAAGAGGAGTTAAAAAAGATCCTTGAAAACTCACCGCGCATAGAAGATGTAAACTATATCGAAAAAGTAAGTACGAAAGAGGCTTATAAACATAATTCAAGTACTTACAATTATCGTGAGTTTAAGTATGATGAACCGCCAAAAGCAGAAGCAAAAATTGTAGCAATTGATTTTGGTGTTAAACGTAATATTTTAAATGAACTTGTTGCAGCCGGCATTGAGGTAGAAGTGATTCCAAATGACTTCATTGCAGAAGATTTGATAGAGAAGTATAATAGCAAGTTAATTGATGGTGTCTTTTTGTCAAACGGTCCTGGTGATCCGCTTGTTTTAAAAAAAGAACAGGAAGAGATTAAAAAACTTATTGCTGCAAAAGTGCCGATGTTCGGTATCTGTTTAGGTCATCAGCTGCTTTCGATCTCACATGGATACGATACTTTTAAACTAAAGTTCGGCCACCATGGTGGTAATCATCCTGTTAAAAATGAAAAAACAGGATTAGTAGAGATCACAGCACAAAACCACAACTACAATGTTCCTGATAATATCACGGAAATTGTAGAGGTGACACATAAAAATCTTTTCGATAACACTATCGAAGGTTTGAAATATAATGATGAACCGATTTTTTCTGTACAGCATCACCCGGAAGCTTCTCCGGGTCCAAAAGAGAGCCGTTATATCTTTGGTGAATTTCTCTCTCTTGTAAAACGATAA
- a CDS encoding DUF507 family protein codes for MKVSLKTIPHISNKIAIDLNKSGVVTMTKGLEPVAAEAQKIFEENIKKEMALEEKVNDYLEENEEEIEFMLADERQLFFMIKKKLAPQYDVILDYEERFSDIAHKILDELYEEDLIHFDVTENRIKNIIYNAITSFLADTSEIEDAVMDKIRSYKRKFIPGTDEFEILHEKLYREELMKRGME; via the coding sequence ATGAAAGTATCACTCAAAACTATTCCCCATATTTCCAACAAAATTGCAATTGATCTCAATAAAAGCGGCGTTGTTACTATGACCAAAGGCTTAGAGCCTGTTGCAGCAGAAGCACAAAAGATTTTCGAAGAGAATATTAAAAAAGAGATGGCACTTGAAGAGAAGGTAAATGATTACCTTGAAGAGAATGAAGAGGAGATAGAATTTATGCTTGCCGATGAGCGTCAACTCTTCTTTATGATCAAGAAAAAGTTAGCACCTCAGTACGATGTTATTTTGGATTATGAAGAGCGTTTTTCTGACATTGCACATAAAATTTTGGATGAATTGTATGAAGAAGATCTCATCCATTTTGATGTAACTGAAAATCGTATAAAAAATATTATCTATAATGCTATTACGTCATTTTTAGCAGATACTTCTGAGATCGAAGATGCTGTTATGGACAAGATCCGTTCATATAAAAGAAAATTTATTCCTGGAACGGATGAGTTTGAAATTTTACATGAAAAACTTTACCGCGAAGAATTGATGAAGCGGGGAATGGAGTAA
- a CDS encoding MotE family protein: MRFLLLLFLTHSFLFALQTSDKLFECTEIFKERKSELLVELERIDEQKQSLNALKTATEELLKKKKAKLDLQEEQVNAKLQEISDKEASVKKMLAENKKILAELKSTKMNKIAQTFSKMKAGAAANVLSNMKVDEAAAILQSLKPKVVGKILTKMDPQKASQLTQLLAQ; encoded by the coding sequence ATGCGATTTTTATTACTGCTTTTTTTGACACACTCCTTTTTATTTGCCTTACAGACAAGTGATAAACTTTTTGAGTGTACAGAGATATTCAAAGAGAGAAAGAGTGAACTGCTTGTAGAACTGGAGCGGATAGATGAGCAAAAGCAGTCGCTCAATGCACTTAAAACTGCAACAGAAGAGCTTTTGAAGAAGAAAAAAGCGAAGCTGGATCTGCAAGAAGAGCAGGTCAATGCAAAACTTCAGGAGATATCTGACAAAGAGGCTTCTGTAAAAAAAATGCTTGCTGAGAACAAAAAAATACTTGCCGAGCTTAAAAGTACGAAGATGAATAAGATCGCGCAGACATTTTCCAAAATGAAAGCCGGCGCTGCTGCTAATGTTCTCTCCAATATGAAAGTAGATGAAGCAGCGGCAATCTTACAATCACTCAAGCCGAAAGTTGTTGGAAAGATCTTAACGAAAATGGATCCGCAAAAAGCCTCACAGTTGACACAGCTTCTCGCACAATAA
- a CDS encoding flagellar export protein FliJ has product MKTRFSSLVTIKKNMLQKSERVLQQANKNLQNAKNALQESLMALDEITLPKEGSMAEFLANRSLLDAQRSLIEYNEKWVTYAQKEVADAKEQLKHDMIEYEKFKYLELQEIEKVLKAQKLQEAKDLDEVALMTHGKKIKMRQAS; this is encoded by the coding sequence ATGAAGACCCGTTTTAGTTCGTTGGTTACTATCAAAAAGAATATGCTGCAAAAAAGTGAACGGGTTTTGCAGCAGGCGAACAAAAATCTCCAAAATGCAAAAAATGCTCTGCAGGAGTCTCTCATGGCTCTTGATGAAATCACTCTACCAAAAGAAGGCAGTATGGCTGAATTCTTAGCAAACAGAAGTCTGCTTGATGCACAAAGATCACTGATCGAGTATAATGAAAAGTGGGTAACGTATGCTCAAAAAGAGGTCGCAGATGCCAAAGAACAGCTCAAACACGATATGATAGAGTATGAGAAGTTCAAATATCTTGAACTTCAAGAGATAGAAAAAGTGCTCAAAGCACAGAAACTTCAAGAAGCAAAAGATCTCGATGAAGTGGCTCTGATGACGCACGGTAAAAAAATAAAGATGAGACAGGCTTCCTAA
- a CDS encoding adenylosuccinate synthase, giving the protein MSRNRADVIVGIQWGDEGKGKIVDKLALEYDMVCRSQGGHNAGHTIWVDGVKYALHLIPSGVLNPKAINVVGNGVVLSPSSIIKEMEQFEGLEGRLFISDKAHLNLSYHAMIDQAKERLKGDKAIGTTGKGIGPAYSDKINRIGHRVGELLNTEKLCQTILDYFAQNKPIFDVMDLHAPKKEELLAELNAYKEKLAPFITDTTQMVWRALDSEGKRVLLEGAQGTMLDIDHGTYPYVTSSSTVSAGACTGLGINPKDIGKVTGIVKAYCTRVGNGPFPSEDMGEDGKRLGEQGHEFGTTTGRARRCGWFDAVATRYASRLNGCDELALMKLDVLDGFDEVKVCVAYEYNGKEIDYVPVDLENVKPIYKTFKGWNGSVGARKFEDLPQSAQDYVKLIQEISQTKVGIISTSPERDDTIIL; this is encoded by the coding sequence ATGAGTAGAAATAGAGCTGATGTAATCGTGGGCATCCAGTGGGGTGATGAAGGTAAAGGGAAAATAGTCGATAAACTTGCATTGGAGTATGATATGGTCTGCCGTTCTCAAGGCGGGCATAATGCGGGACACACTATTTGGGTTGACGGCGTCAAGTATGCATTGCACCTTATCCCATCGGGTGTGCTCAATCCAAAAGCAATCAATGTTGTTGGTAACGGGGTCGTTCTCTCTCCAAGTTCCATCATTAAAGAGATGGAACAGTTTGAAGGTCTTGAAGGTCGTCTGTTCATATCTGATAAAGCACATCTTAATCTTTCCTATCATGCTATGATCGATCAGGCAAAAGAGCGCCTCAAAGGTGATAAAGCCATCGGTACGACAGGAAAGGGAATCGGGCCTGCTTATTCGGATAAGATCAACCGTATCGGACATCGTGTTGGTGAACTTTTAAACACAGAAAAGCTATGTCAGACTATTTTGGATTATTTTGCACAGAACAAGCCTATCTTTGACGTTATGGATCTTCATGCTCCGAAAAAAGAAGAGCTGTTGGCAGAATTGAACGCTTATAAGGAAAAGTTGGCTCCTTTTATCACAGACACTACGCAGATGGTATGGCGTGCACTTGACTCCGAAGGTAAACGCGTTTTACTAGAAGGTGCACAGGGAACGATGCTTGATATTGATCATGGGACTTATCCTTATGTAACTTCAAGTTCAACTGTCAGTGCCGGTGCCTGTACAGGACTTGGAATCAATCCAAAAGATATCGGTAAGGTGACAGGGATCGTCAAAGCTTACTGTACGCGTGTAGGAAACGGACCATTTCCTTCAGAAGATATGGGCGAAGATGGAAAGCGTCTTGGTGAGCAGGGACATGAATTTGGAACAACGACAGGACGTGCGCGTCGCTGTGGTTGGTTCGATGCTGTAGCTACACGCTACGCAAGCCGCCTTAACGGCTGTGATGAACTTGCACTTATGAAGCTTGATGTTCTTGACGGGTTTGATGAGGTTAAAGTATGTGTCGCCTATGAATATAACGGTAAAGAGATCGATTATGTTCCTGTAGATTTAGAGAATGTAAAACCGATTTATAAAACTTTTAAAGGGTGGAACGGCTCTGTTGGTGCTCGAAAATTTGAAGATCTGCCGCAAAGTGCTCAAGATTATGTTAAACTTATTCAAGAGATAAGTCAGACAAAAGTTGGTATAATTTCTACATCACCTGAGAGAGATGACACAATAATCCTCTAG
- a CDS encoding ATP phosphoribosyltransferase regulatory subunit, with the protein MILEHEIPNGSKLYFGESAKLKRRIENTASEVLDANGYEEIVTPVFSYHQHRSIADEKELIRINDEKNHSLSLRADSTIDVVRIIEKRLGRNTEQKKWFYIQPVFTFPTTEQYQVGVEFMGEKKLSSVMNIAVEIFERLEVKPLIQISNMKIPQLLSGMFSELTIDDFRHINIDKFINIGEEWLTKLVYLQHVEQVDDVIASAPKEIADELLKMKELCSEMKCDNAVLAPMYYAKMLYYDELYFRCIVDNEVYARGGRYKNEELTSVGFAIYTDALCEACQKEEK; encoded by the coding sequence ATGATACTTGAACATGAAATTCCAAACGGTTCGAAGTTGTACTTTGGTGAGAGTGCCAAGTTAAAACGTCGAATCGAAAATACGGCGAGCGAAGTACTCGATGCAAACGGTTATGAAGAGATCGTTACCCCTGTCTTTTCGTACCATCAGCACAGATCCATTGCCGATGAAAAAGAGTTGATTCGCATAAATGACGAAAAAAATCATTCACTTTCACTGCGTGCAGACTCGACGATCGATGTCGTGCGCATCATTGAAAAACGCCTTGGTCGTAATACAGAGCAGAAAAAATGGTTCTATATTCAGCCTGTATTTACATTTCCGACAACGGAACAGTATCAGGTCGGCGTAGAGTTTATGGGGGAGAAAAAACTCTCCAGCGTTATGAACATTGCTGTGGAGATATTTGAAAGACTTGAGGTGAAACCTCTGATTCAGATATCAAATATGAAAATTCCGCAACTGCTTAGTGGAATGTTTTCAGAACTTACAATCGATGATTTTCGACATATCAATATTGATAAATTCATTAATATCGGCGAAGAGTGGCTGACAAAACTTGTTTATTTGCAGCATGTGGAACAGGTGGATGATGTTATAGCGAGTGCGCCAAAAGAGATAGCAGATGAACTTCTGAAAATGAAAGAACTCTGCAGTGAGATGAAGTGTGACAATGCAGTGCTTGCACCTATGTACTATGCAAAAATGCTTTATTATGATGAGCTGTACTTCCGTTGTATCGTTGATAATGAAGTCTATGCAAGAGGCGGACGTTACAAGAATGAAGAGCTTACTTCTGTAGGATTTGCAATATATACAGATGCTTTATGCGAAGCATGTCAAAAAGAGGAAAAATAA
- a CDS encoding pyridoxal-phosphate-dependent aminotransferase family protein: MLLFTPGPTPVPQNVRNAMAEETMHHRTPEFEAIFEKTRKHLFELFATDEVVMIASSGTGAMEAAVINLCKNTLLNVNSGKFGERFGKIATAHGLKNVEIKNEWDTPVSVEAVVEAVKANSDIDAIAVQISESAGGLRHPVEELAKAVKEINPEIMIIADGITAVGVERIDVSHIDCLIAGSQKALMLPPGLAILGLSNAAIEKIGSGTGYYFNLASEIKKQRQNTTAYTAATTLVIGLLEVLETIEKQGGFGVLYCNTARRAKATRAALEAIGLHSYPKVPAKSMTTIDDKDASKIRSALKEEYGVNVAGGQDHLKGKIFRINQMGLIEPYESIWVVNAIELILHRMGRLEYSGLASKVYNETYFKTALEKKEI, from the coding sequence ATGTTACTTTTTACTCCTGGACCGACACCGGTACCACAAAATGTTAGAAATGCAATGGCTGAAGAGACAATGCATCACCGTACACCGGAATTTGAAGCTATCTTTGAAAAGACACGAAAACATCTTTTTGAACTTTTCGCTACCGATGAAGTCGTTATGATCGCTTCAAGCGGAACAGGAGCTATGGAAGCAGCTGTAATAAATCTTTGTAAAAACACACTTTTAAATGTAAACTCCGGAAAGTTCGGTGAGCGTTTTGGCAAGATCGCAACAGCACACGGACTGAAAAACGTTGAGATAAAAAATGAGTGGGATACACCTGTAAGTGTTGAAGCAGTTGTTGAAGCTGTCAAAGCAAACAGTGATATCGATGCCATAGCGGTACAGATCAGTGAATCGGCAGGCGGCCTGCGCCATCCTGTAGAAGAGCTGGCAAAAGCTGTTAAAGAGATCAATCCTGAAATTATGATTATCGCTGACGGTATTACGGCTGTCGGCGTTGAGCGTATCGATGTTTCTCATATCGACTGTCTGATCGCAGGAAGCCAAAAAGCACTTATGCTGCCACCGGGACTTGCTATTTTAGGTCTTTCAAATGCGGCGATCGAGAAGATCGGCTCAGGTACGGGATACTACTTCAATCTTGCTTCAGAGATTAAAAAGCAACGTCAAAATACAACAGCTTATACAGCTGCAACGACATTGGTCATTGGTCTTTTGGAAGTTCTTGAGACAATTGAAAAACAAGGCGGTTTCGGTGTTCTTTACTGCAATACTGCGCGCCGTGCAAAAGCGACCCGTGCCGCACTTGAAGCGATAGGTCTGCATAGTTATCCAAAAGTTCCTGCAAAAAGTATGACGACAATTGATGACAAAGATGCTTCAAAGATACGTTCAGCTCTCAAAGAAGAATATGGCGTGAATGTTGCGGGCGGACAGGACCATTTAAAAGGTAAGATCTTCAGAATCAACCAAATGGGACTTATCGAGCCATATGAGTCTATCTGGGTTGTCAATGCGATCGAACTTATTTTACATCGTATGGGACGCTTGGAGTATTCTGGTCTTGCTTCAAAAGTTTACAATGAAACATACTTTAAAACAGCGTTAGAAAAAAAAGAGATATAG